In Anaerobacillus isosaccharinicus, one genomic interval encodes:
- the metA gene encoding homoserine O-acetyltransferase MetA: MPIKIPDALPAKEILLQENIFVMDESRAFSQDIRPLKIVILNLMPVKEVTETQLLRLLGNTPLQIEVGFIHPDTHQSKNTSEQHLTSFYQKFADIRDQKFDGMIITGAPIEQLPFEDVNYWNELKQIMDWSVTNVTSTLHICWGAQAGLYHHYGVPKYILEEKVFGVFPHVIFNRNVNLLRGFDDEYVVPQSRHTEVRREDIEKIAEIEILSESEESGVNIIASKDGKQIFITGHFEYDATTLQSEYQRDVDKGLSICCPMHYFLNNDPNSAPRLRWRAHANLLFSNWLNYYVYQETPYDLTGNR; encoded by the coding sequence ATGCCAATCAAAATTCCTGATGCCCTTCCGGCAAAAGAAATATTGTTACAAGAAAATATTTTTGTGATGGATGAAAGCAGAGCTTTTAGTCAAGATATTCGCCCATTAAAAATTGTCATTCTTAATTTGATGCCAGTTAAGGAAGTAACGGAAACGCAATTGCTACGTTTACTAGGGAATACGCCTTTGCAAATAGAGGTTGGATTTATTCATCCCGACACACATCAATCAAAAAATACATCAGAGCAGCATTTGACATCATTTTATCAAAAATTTGCTGATATTAGAGATCAAAAATTTGATGGGATGATCATAACAGGAGCGCCGATTGAGCAATTGCCATTTGAAGACGTAAACTATTGGAATGAATTAAAGCAGATTATGGATTGGTCTGTTACCAACGTAACATCGACATTACATATTTGCTGGGGAGCTCAAGCAGGTTTATACCATCATTATGGTGTCCCAAAATATATTCTAGAAGAAAAAGTGTTTGGCGTTTTCCCGCATGTCATCTTTAACCGTAATGTGAATTTATTGAGAGGGTTTGACGATGAATATGTTGTACCACAATCCCGTCATACTGAGGTTCGCAGAGAAGATATTGAAAAAATTGCAGAAATCGAAATTCTATCAGAATCAGAGGAATCAGGGGTAAATATTATCGCCTCAAAGGACGGGAAGCAAATTTTCATTACTGGTCACTTTGAGTACGATGCAACAACTTTGCAAAGTGAGTACCAAAGAGACGTTGATAAAGGATTATCAATCTGCTGTCCAATGCACTACTTCCTTAATAATGATCCAAATTCAGCGCCTAGATTACGGTGGCGGGCCCATGCTAATTTACTTTTTTCAAACTGGTTAAATTACTATGTGTATCAAGAAACACCGTATGATCTAACTGGAAATCGTTAG